A single window of Gopherus flavomarginatus isolate rGopFla2 chromosome 15, rGopFla2.mat.asm, whole genome shotgun sequence DNA harbors:
- the NEFH gene encoding neurofilament heavy polypeptide, with protein MLSYSVDALFGASPLRKESARSGSRSLASSGFHSQSWSRGSTAASPLRRGAGGYSQLGSSAESLESLNGELRARSEKEVLQALNERFAGYIDKVRQLEGRNRQLEGEAAALRQQQAGRSALGELYEREIGEMRGAVVRLGSEKGQLQLELERLEEDIQHLRQRLDDEARQREETEAAARALGRYTEESSLAKGELEKKAQALQDEALFLRRTHEDEVSDLLLQIQGSQASLEFRDTAKPDVTSALKEIRAQLEGHAVQNSLQSEEWFRVRLDKLSEAAKVNTDAIRSAQEEISEYRRQLQSKVTEFEALKGTKESLERQRADIEDRHHANVLSYQETIQQLDNELRNTKWEMAAQLREYQDLLNVKMALDIEIAAYRKLLEGEECRIGFGLGPFPFPETPPKLPSISTHVKVKREEKVKVVEKPDKETVIVEKRTEEIQVTEEVTEEEEAEKKEEAGEEGEEEAEAKEKEKEEPKEEVEGEEEKPKSPEKEEAKSPKKARSPTKEEAKSPEAKSPEKPASPTKEEAKSPEAKSPEKPASPTKEEAKSPEAKSPEKPASPTKEEAKSPEAKSPEKVKPPVKGEAKPPEKEATPQKELVKSPQKETKVPVKEETPKEKEEKAPAKPKVEEKEDSKKEEGPKKEIPAKEIHKPEPKVEEKKEEEKPKEDDKKKAAEPEPPAPEEKKKEAVKAEEKEKEPAKPAPKPKEEKMEEKAAKQKPEPKPQEKEAKAKEPSKPAEKEPEKPKAEEKKEEPKKEKAEPKTDQEEKPKAEAKPKEESEAAKTEPSKDTKETPKAEAPKDAPKATKPKAEKVEKSSSTDPKEGKPTGKAAAADDKGEKNEK; from the exons ATGCTGAGCTACAGCGTAGACGCGCTCTTCGGGGCCAGCCCGCTCCGCAAGGAGAGCGCCCGGAGCGGCTCCCGCTCGCTGGCCTCCAGCGGCTTCCACTCGCAgtcctggtcccgcggctccaccgccGCCTCCCCGCTCCGGCGCGGCGCGGGCGGCTACAGCCAGCTGGGCTCGTCGGCCGAGAGCCTGGAGTCGCTGAACGGCGAGCTGCGCGCCCGCTccgagaaggaggtgctgcaggCGCTCAACGAGCGCTTCGCCGGCTACATCGACAAGGTGCGGCAGCTGGAGGGGCGCAACCGGCAGCTGGAGGGCGAGGCGGCGGCGCTGCGGCAGCAGCAGGCCGGGCGCTCGGCGCTGGGCGAGCTCTACGAGCGGGAGATCGGTGAGATGCGGGGCGCCGTGGTGCGGCTGGGCAGCGAGAAGGGGCAGctgcagctggagctggagcggcTGGAGGAGGACATCCAGCACCTCCGGCAGCGGCTGGACGACGAGGCCCGGCAGCGGGAGGAGACCGAGGCGGCCGCCCGGGCCCTGGGCCGCTACACGGAGGAGTCGAGCCTGGCCAAGGGCGAGCTGGAGAAGAAGGCGCAGGCGCTGCAGGACGAGGCGCTCTTCCTCCGCCGCACGCACGAGGACGAGGTGAGCGACCTGCTGCTGCAGATCCAGGGCAGCCAGGCCTCGCTCGAGTTCCGCGACACCGCCAAGCCCGACGTCACCTCGGCCCTCAAGGAGATCCGAGCCCAGCTGGAGGGGCACGCGGTGCAGAACTCGCTGCAGTCCGAGGAGTGGTTCCGAG TGAGGCTGGACAAGTTGTCAGAAGCTGCCAAGGTGAACACGGATGCAATCCGCTCTGCTCAGGAGGAGATTTCGGAATACCGCCGGCAGCTCCAGTCCAAGGTCACCGAATTTGAAGCCCTCAAGGGGACCAAGGAATCCTTAGAAAGGCAGAGAGCGGACATAGAAGACCGTCATCATGCTAATGTCTTGTCCTATCAG GAAACCATCCAGCAGCTGGACAACGAGCTGAGGAACACCAAGTGGGAGATGGCAGCCCAGCTCCGCGAGTACCAGGACCTGCTGAATGTCAAGATGGCCCTGGATATAGAAATTGCTGCTTACAG AAAGCTGTTGGAAGGAGAGGAATGTCGCATCGGGTTTGGACTCGGACCTTTCCCCTTCCCCGAGACACCCCCTAAACTCCCCAGCATTTCCACCCACGTAAAGGTGAAACGTGAGGAGAAAGTCAAAGTGGTGGAGAAGCCTGATAAGGAAACTGTGATTGTGGAGAAGCGGACAGAGGAAATCCAGGTGACTGAAGAGGTAACGGAGGAAGAGGAGGCCGAGAAGAAAGAGGAAGCTGGAGAGgagggtgaggaagaagctgaggcaaaggagaaagagaaggaagaacCCAAGGAAGAAGtggaaggtgaagaagaaaagcccAAGTCCCCAGAAAAGGAGGAGGCAAAGTCTCCAAAGAAGGCCAGGTCCCCAACCAAGGAGGAAGCCAAATCCCCAGAAGCCAAATCTCCAGAGAAGCCTGCATCCCCCACCAAGGAGGAAGCCAAATCCCCAGAAGCCAAGTCTCCAGAGAAGCCTGCATCCCCCACCAAGGAGGAAGCCAAATCCCCAGAAGCCAAATCTCCAGAGAAGCCTGCATCCCCCACCAAGGAGGAAGCCAAGTCCCCAGAAGCCAAGTCACCAGAGAAGGTCAAGCCTCCTGTGAAGGGCGAGGCCAAGCCTCCAGAGAAAGAAGCCACCCCCCAAAAAGAATTGGTCAAATCACCCCAGAAAGAAACCAAGGTGCCTGTAAAAGAAGAGACGCCGAAAGAGAAAGAGGAGAAAGCCCCAGCCAAACCTAaagtggaggagaaggaagacagCAAGAAAGAGGAGGGGCCGAAAAAGGAAATCCCAGCCAAGGAGATTCACAAACCTGAGCCTAAGgtagaagagaagaaagaggaggagaagcccaAAGAAGATGACAAGAAAAAAGCTGCTgagcctgagccccctgcccccgagGAGAAGAAAAAGGAAGCTGTAAAGGCtgaagagaaagagaaggagCCTGCCAAACCAGCACCAAAACCCAAAGAAGAGAAGATGGAGGAGAAAGCTGCAAAGCAGAAGCCTGAGCCTAAACCTCAGGAAAAGGAAGCCAAGGCCAAGGAGCCCAGCAAACCAGCAGAGAAGGAGCCTGAGAAACCAAAGGCTGAAGAAAAGAAGGAAGAACCTAAAAAGGAGAAGGCTGAGCCCAAAACGGATCAAGAGGAGAAACCCAAAGCTGAAGCTAAACCCAAAGAAGAGTCAGAGGCTGCCAAGACAGAACCCAGCAAAGACACCAAGGAGACCCCCAAGGCAGAAGCACCCAAAGACGCGCCAAAGGCTACCAAGCCCAAGGCAGAGAAAGTGGAGAAgtcctccagcacagacccaaaAGAGGGCAAACCCACAGGGAAAGCTGCTGCTGCCGATGACAAAGGTGAAAAGAACGAGAAGTGA